Part of the Rothia mucilaginosa genome, TATGTGAGGTATTACTATGTCCACCCATTCGACCAGTTATGACACTCAGGTATTCCGCGCCTGCCGGCTCTGCCGACTCAGGCTCTGCGCCTGTTGAAGACCACGCACCGTTCGCCGAAGGTCACGGCGATGGCGGCGGCCACGGGCTGTACGGTTCCCTGTCTGCGCTTCGCCACGTCACGCCTGATTTGACGGCTGTTGTGACGGTTGCTGACGATGGCGGTTCGTCGGGTCGTTTGCGTGAGGAGATGGGTATTCTCCCTCCCGGGGACTTGCGTATGGCGCTTTCTGCGCTGTGTGATGACACCGATGGGGTCGCACGTGGCGTGATGTATGCAGCATCGTTTTAGCGCGCCCGAAGGTTATGAGGGTGAGTTCCCGCTGGATTACCACGCTCTCGGTAACCTGCTGATTGCTACTCTCTGGCAGCTGCTGGATGACCCGGTTGCCGGTCTGGACTGGCGGGTGCCCTGCTGAACGCGCGCGGCCGCGTGCTACCGATGGCGCTGGATCCGATGGTCATTTACGGCACCGTGCTGCGTGAGCATAACGGTGCGGTATTGAGCGTGTGAAGTGGTCGGCCAGGTGAACCTCTCGAAGAGGAACGGGTTCACGATATTGGTCTGACCCCTGAGAATGCTCGCCCCTGCCGGAGGCGCTCTCCGCTATTGAGGAATCCGATTGGATTGTTTTGGGTCCGGGTTCGTGCGTACGTCGGTTCTGCCGCATCTGCTGTTGGACGCTCAGCGTGGGCATTATCCGCACGGGAGGCGCGCCGCTGCGTGGTCATGAACTCTCCGATGATAAGGAGACGGTCGGTTTCACCCCGGCAACGCACCTGGATTTGTTGCGCCCAGTACGCCCCGAAGCTTCACCTTGACGCGGTGATTGCTGACGCTGACATGCAGGCT contains:
- a CDS encoding 2-phospho-L-lactate transferase CofD family protein gives rise to the protein MTLRYSAPAGSADSGSAPVEDHAPFAEGHGDGGGHGLYGSLSALRHVTPDLTAVVTVADDGGSSGRLREEMGILPPGDLRMALSALCDDTDGVARGVMYAASF